A stretch of Miscanthus floridulus cultivar M001 chromosome 13, ASM1932011v1, whole genome shotgun sequence DNA encodes these proteins:
- the LOC136501814 gene encoding uncharacterized protein produces MSVEILDGSTVRSFVEDEGAFNSSVDGRFAALDADHDGLLTYAEMAGELMSLRVLEKHFGVDEAAVAPEELGALYRGLFARFDRDGSGKVDRHEFRAEMKEVMLAVANGLGFLPVQMVVEEGSFLKVAVDRELGQLAKAA; encoded by the coding sequence ATGAGCGTGGAGATCCTAGACGGGAGCACGGTGCGGAGCTTCGTGGAGGACGAAGGCGCCTTCAACTCCTCGGTGGACGGCCGGTTCGCGGCGCTGGACGCCGACCACGACGGTCTGCTCACCTACGCCGAGATGGCCGGAGAGCTGATGAGCCTGCGCGTGCTGGAGAAGCACTTCGGCGTGGACGAGGCCGCGGTGGCGCCCGAGGAGCTCGGGGCGCTGTACCGCGGCCTTTTCGCGCGGTTCGACAGGGACGGCAGCGGCAAGGTGGACCGGCACGAGTTCCGGGCGGAGATGAAGGAGGTGATGCTCGCCGTGGCCAACGGGCTGGGCTTCCTGCCCGTGCAGATGGTCGTCGAGGAAGGCAGCTTCCTCAAGGTCGCCGTCGACAGGGAGCTCGGACAGCTCGCCAAAGCTGCCTGA